The following are encoded in a window of Nomia melanderi isolate GNS246 chromosome 6, iyNomMela1, whole genome shotgun sequence genomic DNA:
- the InR-2 gene encoding insulin-like receptor-like isoform X2 — protein sequence MQVCQSIDIRNSVSQFSKLKGCRLVEGVVQILLIDNAEPAEYANISFPELREITGYLLLYRVKGLRSIGRLFPNLTVIRGHSLLFNYALVAFEMMSLQEIGLHSLTTIVRGSVRFEKNPALCYVDTIDWDLIAKAGKGEHVISGNNPKNGCPVCEKHCPLGQTKSERETLCWNQQHCQQICDRKCENNACDHMGQCCHPSCMGRCTGSTARDCMVCKDVRTADNECRDRCPNGTLEFMNYRCITEEKCRRMEKPLEAYNVKEFPYKPFNGSCVIECPPDYMEEEVNGKTSCKKCEGPCQKECSSRMVDSIASAQKLRGCTRITGSLEIQIRGGKNIVKELEDNLSTIEEINGYLKIVRSFPLISLNFLKKLRLIGGNVDESTKYSLQVMDNQNLQELWDWSTHGDLKILYKGQPGRVFFHMNPKLCLYKIETLREKAGLNPFTDYEVAPNSNGDKMACNVTELKTRVGNYSPRGAVIEWEPFIHHDARSLLSYVVYFIEAPNRNVTMYDGRDACGGDGWKVDDVSVNKNDSKKKVHSHYLSQLKPYTQYAYYVKTYTIATERSGGQSKVTYFRTLPEAPSVPRNFKIWRTNSNDLYMSWMPPLHKNGNLTHYRIFGRWEPDDPNFIDQRNYCYEPMLLTDKKAISVEEEEKKRMEEEKERTIAMETTTCECVDRENDQSLREKEASSSIAFEDALHNQVYVKRKTRRKRDVGDTPFNGQESEQVFADKKVNNSYIVFERQVPSTNHTFVMENLRHYAVYSIEVQACRAQEMNDTFRKCSTKSMRTVRTQPLEGADNIPPESFKASKSSENNSLTVVTLQWDEPPQPNGLIVTYQIEYKRVDIQNYKPMVICITRRNFTKEGKSYVLRGLHAGNYSVKVRATSLAGIGDCTEVKYFYIEERNTLNSFWVIFWLMLCMTMLLLVALFLYYVYKRKFMRNAASSTLIATVNPQYVSMPYVLDEWEVPREKIEMVKPLGNGYFGMVYEGIAKDIVKGKPVVRCAVKTVNKVATDRERIEFLNEASVMKGFDAHHVVKLLGVVTSGQPTLVIMELMANGDLKKYLRSHRPDGCDEANPQPGPERILQMAIEIADGMAYLATKKFVHRDLACRNCMVAEDLTVKVGDFGMTRDIYERDYYRKGSKGLLPVRWMAPESLKDGVFSSFSDVWSYGVVLWEMVTFASQPYQGLSNDQVLRYVIDGRVMEPPENCPELLYDLMKRTWRHKATKRPTFMDIVATLLDHTDKKSFQQVSFYHSAEGIEARNQNKSNSSQSDEHLELSNLQDMQEEEAEGEEDSPLRQDFGDFESFEPGSISKNSFSPRYRLDSYGGTCNCRNMNSSSIPLKAGFDDFDGVSADSVASGKDTLNLPFVEDSLKSVKSSPFMNAKSASRSNLSQLSVGNKSVSPRNTGKRSYLGSPNSSKLANNPDYENGSPEILNAAEKREMVPLRVDFPPIDAVDVEAAIDKKDNAAQAAEYVNKPETLNNGYIGSTTT from the exons ATGCAAG TGTGCCAAAGCATAGACATTAGGAACAGCGTGAGCCAGTTCTCGAAACTGAAGGGTTGCCGATTAGTTGAAGGGGTGGTACAGATTCTACTGATCGACAACGCCGAGCCGGCGGAGTACGCGAACATCTCTTTCCCGGAGCTGAGGGAGATCACCGGATATTTGTTGTTATACAG GGTGAAAGGGCTGCGTAGCATCGGTCGGCTGTTCCCGAACCTGACAGTGATCCGCGGCCATTCCCTTCTATTCAACTATGCCCTGGTCGCGTTCGAGATGATGAGCCTGCAGGAGATCGGCCTGCACAGCCTGACCACGATCGTCAGGGGCTCCGTGAGGTTCGAGAAGAATCCGGCGCTCTGCTACGTGGATACTATTGACTGGGACTTGATCGCCAAGGCGGGCAAGGGGGAGCACGTGATCTCG GGAAACAATCCGAAGAACGGCTGCCCGGTGTGCGAGAAGCATTGCCCCCTAGGACAGACCAAATCGGAAAGGGAGACTTTGTGTTGGAACCAGCAACACTGCCAACAAA TTTGCGACCGCAAGTGCGAGAACAACGCGTGCGACCACATGGGCCAGTGCTGTCACCCGTCGTGCATGGGCAGGTGCACCGGGAGCACAGCGCGCGATTGCATGGTGTGTAAGGACGTGAGGACCGCGGACAACGAGTGCAGGGACCGTTGCCCGAACGGCACCCTCGAGTTCATGAACTACCGGTGCATCACCGAGGAGAAGTGCCGGCGCATGGAGAAACCTCTCGAGGCGTACAACGTGAAGGAGTTCCCGTACAAGCCGTTCAACGGTAGTTGCGTGATCGAGTGTCCGCCAGATTACATGGAGGAAGAGGTGAACGGCAAGACGTCGTGCAAGAAATGCGAGGGACCCTGCCAGAAGGAGTGCTCCAGCAGGATGGTGGACAGCATAGCGTCTGCCCAGAAGCTTCGCGGGTGCACGCGGATAACAGGCAGCCTGGAGATCCAAATCCGCGGGGGCAAGAATATCGTGAAGGAGCTGGAGGACAACCTGAGCACGATAGAGGAGATCAACGGCTACCTCAAGATCGTGCGCAGCTTCCCCCTAATATCGTTGAACTTCCTGAAGAAACTGAGGCTGATAGGTGGCAACGTGGACGAGAGCACCAAATACTCGCTGCAGGTGATGGACAACCAGAACCTGCAGGAACTATGGGACTGGAGTACCCACGGGGACCTGAAGATCCTGTATAAAGGCCAGCCCGGCCGGGTGTTTTTCCACATGAACCCGAAGCTGTGCCTGTACAAGATCGAGACCCTCCGCGAGAAGGCCGGGCTGAATCCATTCACGGACTACGAGGTAGCGCCGAACAGCAACGGCGACAAGATGGCATGCAACGTGACCGAGCTGAAAACTCGGGTAGGCAACTACTCGCCTCGGGGCGCGGTGATCGAGTGGGAGCCGTTCATCCATCACGACGCCAGGTCGCTGCTAAGCTACGTGGTTTACTTCATCGAGGCGCCGAACAGGAATGTCACGATGTACGACGGTAGGGACGCGTGCGGCGGTGACGGTTGGAAGGTCGACGACGTGTCCGTGAACAAGAACGACAGCAAGAAGAAGGTCCACTCGCATTACTTATCTCAGTTGAAACCGTACACGCAGTACGCGTACTACGTGAAGACGTACACTATCGCGACCGAGAGATCCGGTGGGCAGAGCAAAGTGACGTACTTCAGGACGTTGCCGGAGGCTCCCAGCGTCCCTAGGAACTTCAAGATCTGGAGAACCAATAGCAACGACCTGTACATGTCTTGGATGCCGCCGTTGCACAAGAACGGGAACTTGACGCACTACcgcatctttggacgatgggaacCAGATGATCCGAACTTCATTGATCAGCGAAACTACTGCTACGAAC CAATGCTGTTGACTGATAAGAAGGCGATCTCGGTggaagaggaggagaagaagcgGATGGAGGAAGAGAAGGAGCGGACGATCGCAATGGAGACGACCACCTGCGAGTGCGTGGATCGCGAGAATGATCAGTCGCTTCGGGAGAAGGAAGCCTCGAGCTCGATCGCGTTCGAGGACGCTCTGCACAACCAGGTGTACGTGAAGAGAAAAACGAGAAGGAAACGCGATGTCGGCGATACACCTTTCAACGGGCAAGAGTCTGAACAG GTCTTCGCAGACAAAAAGGTGAACAATAGCTACATAGTGTTTGAGCGGCAGGTGCCGAGCACAAATCACACGTTCGTGATGGAGAACCTGCGACACTACGCCGTCTACAGCATCGAGGTGCAGGCGTGCAGGGCCCAGGAAATGAACGACACGTTCAGGAAGTGCTCCACCAAGAGTATGAGGACCGTCCGAACTCAGCCACTGGAGGGTGCCGACAACATACCGCCGGAATCCTTCAAGGCGAGCAAGTCCAGCGAGAACAACAGCCTCACGGTCGTCACGCTACAGTGGGACGAGCCGCCGCAACCAAACGGTCTGATCGTTACCTATCAGATCGAGTATAAGAGGGTGGACATACAAAAC TACAAACCGATGGTGATCTGTATCACTCGGCGTAACTTCACCAAAGAAGGAAAATCGTACGTGTTGAGAGGGCTGCACGCAGGCAATTACTCGGTGAAGGTTCGCGCGACGAGTCTCGCTGGGATCGGAGACTGCACGGAAGTAAAGTACTTCTACATCGAGGAACGTAACACCCTGAACTCGTTCTGGGTGATATTCTGGCTGATGTTGTGCATGACAATGCTGCTGCTGGTAGCATTGTTCTTGTACTACGTCTACAAGAGGAAGTTCATGAGGAACGCGGCCAGCTCGACTCTGATCGCGACCGTGAACCCGCAATACGTGAGCATGCCGTATGTACTGGACGAGTGGGAGGTACCCAGGGAGAAGATCGAGATGGTTAAGCCGCTGGGGAATGGCTACTTCGGCATGGTCTACGAGGGTATAGCCAAGGACATCGTGAAGGGGAAGCCGGTGGTCCGGTGCGCCGTCAAAACTGTGAACAAGGTGGCCACTGATCGGGAACGGATCGAATTCCTCAACGAGGCATCCGTTATGAA GGGTTTCGATGCTCATCACGTGGTGAAGTTGCTAGGCGTGGTGACCAGCGGCCAACCGACGCTGGTGATCATGGAGCTGATGGCGAACGGTGACTTGAAGAAATACCTGAGGAGCCACAGGCCGGACGGCTGCGACGAGGCGAACCCGCAACCGGGGCCGGAGCGGATACTTCAGATGGCGATCGAGATCGCGGACGGCATGGCGTATTTGGCCACGAAGAAGTTCGTGCACAGGGACCTGGCTTGCCGAAACTGCATGGTCGCCGAGGATCTTACCGTCAAAGTGGGAGACTTCGGGATGACTAGGGACATATATGAAAGGGACTACTACAGGAAGGGTAGCAAAGGTCTGCTACCAGTCAGATGGATGGCGCCAGAAAGCTTGAAGGATGGCGTATTCAGCAGCTTCTCCGATGTCTGGAGCTACGGCGTGGTGTTGTGGGAGATGGTGACTTTCGCGTCCCAGCCTTATCAAGGTTTATCGAACGACCAG GTTCTGCGGTATGTTATCGACGGAAGAGTGATGGAGCCGCCGGAGAACTGTCCGGAGTTGCTGTATGATCTGATGAAACGGACCTGGAGGCACAAGGCGACCAAACGACCCACGTTCATGGACATCGTCGCGACGTTGCTAGACCATACTGACAAGAAGAGCTTCCAACAAGTCAGCTTCTATCATAGCGCCGAGGGGATCGAAGCACGCAATCAGAACAAGTCGAACTCCTCGCAGTCCGACGA ACACTTGGAACTCTCGAACCTGCAAGACATGCAGGAGGAAGAGGCGGAGGGTGAGGAGGACTCGCCGTTGCGCCAGGACTTCGGCGACTTTGAGAGCTTCGAACCCGGCAGCATCAGCAAGAACAGCTTCAGCCCCCGCTACAGGCTGGACTCGTATGGCGGGACGTGCAATTGCAGGAACATGAACTCGTCGAGCATACCGTTGAAGGCAGGCTTCGACGACTTTGACGGTGTGTCCGCGGACTCGGTCGCCTCCGGCAAGGACACGCTGAACCTGCCGTTCGTCGAGGACAGCCTGAAGTCGGTGAAGAGCTCGCCGTTCATGAACGCGAAAAGCGCGTCCAGGAGTAACCTGAGTCAATTGTCAGTCGGCAACAAGTCGGTCAGCCCGAGGAACACCGGGAAAAGGAGCTATCTGGGCAGCCCGAACTCGTCGAAGCTGGCCAACAATCCGGACTACGAGAACGGCAGCCCGGAGATCCTCAACGCGGCCGAGAAGAGGGAGATGGTGCCGTTGCGAGTCGACTTCCCGCCGATCGATGCTGTGGACGTTGAAGCAGCCATCGACAAGAAGGACAACGCGGCGCAGGCTGCGGAGTACGTGAACAAACCGGAGACCCTGAACAATGGGTACATAGGCAGCACGACGACGTAG
- the InR-2 gene encoding insulin-like receptor-like isoform X3: MGQCCHPSCMGRCTGSTARDCMVCKDVRTADNECRDRCPNGTLEFMNYRCITEEKCRRMEKPLEAYNVKEFPYKPFNGSCVIECPPDYMEEEVNGKTSCKKCEGPCQKECSSRMVDSIASAQKLRGCTRITGSLEIQIRGGKNIVKELEDNLSTIEEINGYLKIVRSFPLISLNFLKKLRLIGGNVDESTKYSLQVMDNQNLQELWDWSTHGDLKILYKGQPGRVFFHMNPKLCLYKIETLREKAGLNPFTDYEVAPNSNGDKMACNVTELKTRVGNYSPRGAVIEWEPFIHHDARSLLSYVVYFIEAPNRNVTMYDGRDACGGDGWKVDDVSVNKNDSKKKVHSHYLSQLKPYTQYAYYVKTYTIATERSGGQSKVTYFRTLPEAPSVPRNFKIWRTNSNDLYMSWMPPLHKNGNLTHYRIFGRWEPDDPNFIDQRNYCYEPMLLTDKKAISVEEEEKKRMEEEKERTIAMETTTCECVDRENDQSLREKEASSSIAFEDALHNQVYVKRKTRRKRDVGDTPFNGQESEQVFADKKVNNSYIVFERQVPSTNHTFVMENLRHYAVYSIEVQACRAQEMNDTFRKCSTKSMRTVRTQPLEGADNIPPESFKASKSSENNSLTVVTLQWDEPPQPNGLIVTYQIEYKRVDIQNYKPMVICITRRNFTKEGKSYVLRGLHAGNYSVKVRATSLAGIGDCTEVKYFYIEERNTLNSFWVIFWLMLCMTMLLLVALFLYYVYKRKFMRNAASSTLIATVNPQYVSMPYVLDEWEVPREKIEMVKPLGNGYFGMVYEGIAKDIVKGKPVVRCAVKTVNKVATDRERIEFLNEASVMKGFDAHHVVKLLGVVTSGQPTLVIMELMANGDLKKYLRSHRPDGCDEANPQPGPERILQMAIEIADGMAYLATKKFVHRDLACRNCMVAEDLTVKVGDFGMTRDIYERDYYRKGSKGLLPVRWMAPESLKDGVFSSFSDVWSYGVVLWEMVTFASQPYQGLSNDQVLRYVIDGRVMEPPENCPELLYDLMKRTWRHKATKRPTFMDIVATLLDHTDKKSFQQVSFYHSAEGIEARNQNKSNSSQSDEHLELSNLQDMQEEEAEGEEDSPLRQDFGDFESFEPGSISKNSFSPRYRLDSYGGTCNCRNMNSSSIPLKAGFDDFDGVSADSVASGKDTLNLPFVEDSLKSVKSSPFMNAKSASRSNLSQLSVGNKSVSPRNTGKRSYLGSPNSSKLANNPDYENGSPEILNAAEKREMVPLRVDFPPIDAVDVEAAIDKKDNAAQAAEYVNKPETLNNGYIGSTTT; the protein is encoded by the exons ATGGGCCAGTGCTGTCACCCGTCGTGCATGGGCAGGTGCACCGGGAGCACAGCGCGCGATTGCATGGTGTGTAAGGACGTGAGGACCGCGGACAACGAGTGCAGGGACCGTTGCCCGAACGGCACCCTCGAGTTCATGAACTACCGGTGCATCACCGAGGAGAAGTGCCGGCGCATGGAGAAACCTCTCGAGGCGTACAACGTGAAGGAGTTCCCGTACAAGCCGTTCAACGGTAGTTGCGTGATCGAGTGTCCGCCAGATTACATGGAGGAAGAGGTGAACGGCAAGACGTCGTGCAAGAAATGCGAGGGACCCTGCCAGAAGGAGTGCTCCAGCAGGATGGTGGACAGCATAGCGTCTGCCCAGAAGCTTCGCGGGTGCACGCGGATAACAGGCAGCCTGGAGATCCAAATCCGCGGGGGCAAGAATATCGTGAAGGAGCTGGAGGACAACCTGAGCACGATAGAGGAGATCAACGGCTACCTCAAGATCGTGCGCAGCTTCCCCCTAATATCGTTGAACTTCCTGAAGAAACTGAGGCTGATAGGTGGCAACGTGGACGAGAGCACCAAATACTCGCTGCAGGTGATGGACAACCAGAACCTGCAGGAACTATGGGACTGGAGTACCCACGGGGACCTGAAGATCCTGTATAAAGGCCAGCCCGGCCGGGTGTTTTTCCACATGAACCCGAAGCTGTGCCTGTACAAGATCGAGACCCTCCGCGAGAAGGCCGGGCTGAATCCATTCACGGACTACGAGGTAGCGCCGAACAGCAACGGCGACAAGATGGCATGCAACGTGACCGAGCTGAAAACTCGGGTAGGCAACTACTCGCCTCGGGGCGCGGTGATCGAGTGGGAGCCGTTCATCCATCACGACGCCAGGTCGCTGCTAAGCTACGTGGTTTACTTCATCGAGGCGCCGAACAGGAATGTCACGATGTACGACGGTAGGGACGCGTGCGGCGGTGACGGTTGGAAGGTCGACGACGTGTCCGTGAACAAGAACGACAGCAAGAAGAAGGTCCACTCGCATTACTTATCTCAGTTGAAACCGTACACGCAGTACGCGTACTACGTGAAGACGTACACTATCGCGACCGAGAGATCCGGTGGGCAGAGCAAAGTGACGTACTTCAGGACGTTGCCGGAGGCTCCCAGCGTCCCTAGGAACTTCAAGATCTGGAGAACCAATAGCAACGACCTGTACATGTCTTGGATGCCGCCGTTGCACAAGAACGGGAACTTGACGCACTACcgcatctttggacgatgggaacCAGATGATCCGAACTTCATTGATCAGCGAAACTACTGCTACGAAC CAATGCTGTTGACTGATAAGAAGGCGATCTCGGTggaagaggaggagaagaagcgGATGGAGGAAGAGAAGGAGCGGACGATCGCAATGGAGACGACCACCTGCGAGTGCGTGGATCGCGAGAATGATCAGTCGCTTCGGGAGAAGGAAGCCTCGAGCTCGATCGCGTTCGAGGACGCTCTGCACAACCAGGTGTACGTGAAGAGAAAAACGAGAAGGAAACGCGATGTCGGCGATACACCTTTCAACGGGCAAGAGTCTGAACAG GTCTTCGCAGACAAAAAGGTGAACAATAGCTACATAGTGTTTGAGCGGCAGGTGCCGAGCACAAATCACACGTTCGTGATGGAGAACCTGCGACACTACGCCGTCTACAGCATCGAGGTGCAGGCGTGCAGGGCCCAGGAAATGAACGACACGTTCAGGAAGTGCTCCACCAAGAGTATGAGGACCGTCCGAACTCAGCCACTGGAGGGTGCCGACAACATACCGCCGGAATCCTTCAAGGCGAGCAAGTCCAGCGAGAACAACAGCCTCACGGTCGTCACGCTACAGTGGGACGAGCCGCCGCAACCAAACGGTCTGATCGTTACCTATCAGATCGAGTATAAGAGGGTGGACATACAAAAC TACAAACCGATGGTGATCTGTATCACTCGGCGTAACTTCACCAAAGAAGGAAAATCGTACGTGTTGAGAGGGCTGCACGCAGGCAATTACTCGGTGAAGGTTCGCGCGACGAGTCTCGCTGGGATCGGAGACTGCACGGAAGTAAAGTACTTCTACATCGAGGAACGTAACACCCTGAACTCGTTCTGGGTGATATTCTGGCTGATGTTGTGCATGACAATGCTGCTGCTGGTAGCATTGTTCTTGTACTACGTCTACAAGAGGAAGTTCATGAGGAACGCGGCCAGCTCGACTCTGATCGCGACCGTGAACCCGCAATACGTGAGCATGCCGTATGTACTGGACGAGTGGGAGGTACCCAGGGAGAAGATCGAGATGGTTAAGCCGCTGGGGAATGGCTACTTCGGCATGGTCTACGAGGGTATAGCCAAGGACATCGTGAAGGGGAAGCCGGTGGTCCGGTGCGCCGTCAAAACTGTGAACAAGGTGGCCACTGATCGGGAACGGATCGAATTCCTCAACGAGGCATCCGTTATGAA GGGTTTCGATGCTCATCACGTGGTGAAGTTGCTAGGCGTGGTGACCAGCGGCCAACCGACGCTGGTGATCATGGAGCTGATGGCGAACGGTGACTTGAAGAAATACCTGAGGAGCCACAGGCCGGACGGCTGCGACGAGGCGAACCCGCAACCGGGGCCGGAGCGGATACTTCAGATGGCGATCGAGATCGCGGACGGCATGGCGTATTTGGCCACGAAGAAGTTCGTGCACAGGGACCTGGCTTGCCGAAACTGCATGGTCGCCGAGGATCTTACCGTCAAAGTGGGAGACTTCGGGATGACTAGGGACATATATGAAAGGGACTACTACAGGAAGGGTAGCAAAGGTCTGCTACCAGTCAGATGGATGGCGCCAGAAAGCTTGAAGGATGGCGTATTCAGCAGCTTCTCCGATGTCTGGAGCTACGGCGTGGTGTTGTGGGAGATGGTGACTTTCGCGTCCCAGCCTTATCAAGGTTTATCGAACGACCAG GTTCTGCGGTATGTTATCGACGGAAGAGTGATGGAGCCGCCGGAGAACTGTCCGGAGTTGCTGTATGATCTGATGAAACGGACCTGGAGGCACAAGGCGACCAAACGACCCACGTTCATGGACATCGTCGCGACGTTGCTAGACCATACTGACAAGAAGAGCTTCCAACAAGTCAGCTTCTATCATAGCGCCGAGGGGATCGAAGCACGCAATCAGAACAAGTCGAACTCCTCGCAGTCCGACGA ACACTTGGAACTCTCGAACCTGCAAGACATGCAGGAGGAAGAGGCGGAGGGTGAGGAGGACTCGCCGTTGCGCCAGGACTTCGGCGACTTTGAGAGCTTCGAACCCGGCAGCATCAGCAAGAACAGCTTCAGCCCCCGCTACAGGCTGGACTCGTATGGCGGGACGTGCAATTGCAGGAACATGAACTCGTCGAGCATACCGTTGAAGGCAGGCTTCGACGACTTTGACGGTGTGTCCGCGGACTCGGTCGCCTCCGGCAAGGACACGCTGAACCTGCCGTTCGTCGAGGACAGCCTGAAGTCGGTGAAGAGCTCGCCGTTCATGAACGCGAAAAGCGCGTCCAGGAGTAACCTGAGTCAATTGTCAGTCGGCAACAAGTCGGTCAGCCCGAGGAACACCGGGAAAAGGAGCTATCTGGGCAGCCCGAACTCGTCGAAGCTGGCCAACAATCCGGACTACGAGAACGGCAGCCCGGAGATCCTCAACGCGGCCGAGAAGAGGGAGATGGTGCCGTTGCGAGTCGACTTCCCGCCGATCGATGCTGTGGACGTTGAAGCAGCCATCGACAAGAAGGACAACGCGGCGCAGGCTGCGGAGTACGTGAACAAACCGGAGACCCTGAACAATGGGTACATAGGCAGCACGACGACGTAG